The Methanosarcina acetivorans C2A genome includes the window ATTACCAGCACTCCGAGCGAAACGACAAAGGCGACCGTAAGTGAAGTCCTTGAGCCGTACAGGAGCTCCGTGAAGATGTCCCTTCCCACATCATCGGTACCAAGCGGATGATCATCATCCGGAGAAAGCAAAGGCTGGCTTGAGATGTCAGAGGCTCCGTAAGGAGCCAGGAAAGGTGCGGATACAGCCATTAAAATGAAAAAAGCCAGAATTGCAAGTCCTGCGATTCCTTTCGGTGTTTTTAACCGCTGTGAGACAGTTCTTTCGTGCATGTTCACTCCTGCCCGGCCCTGCCATCAATGTATGAACAGACGATATCAGCTGCATAGTTGCATGCCAGCACAAAGAGGGCGATAAAAACAAAAGCCCCCTGAAGGACAGGATAATCCCTTTCGATAAAGGCGTTATAGACAAGAAGCCCCATTCCGGGATAGGAGAATACAGTCTCCACGAATAAAGCCCCTCCTACCATGAATCCGAGCATTGCGGCTACCTGGTTCACCACGGGCCCGATGGAATTGAGAAGTATGTGCCTCTTAACATGGCTGTCCTTCAAACCCCTTGCAATATCCATCAGGACATAGGGGCTTTCGAGCTGCTGGGAACAGACATTCCTTACAAGCAGGTATGTGCCCGGCATCTCAAAAGCCGAAAGGCACACCAGCGGAAGTATCAGGTGGGAAGCAATGTCTTTTACCATGGAGGAAAAGCCCTGATAATCCATGTAGGGAGTCAGAGCTCCGGAAACCGGGAACAGGCCCAGTCTGTACCCAAAAAGGAAGATGAGGATCGACCCTAAAAAGAATACCGGAACGGACCGAAACAAAGGTAGCCCGATAAGCAGCAGGTTATCCAGCTTTTTTCCCCGATTCCAGGAAGATTCGAGCCCGAGCAAAATCCCCAGCACTGTTGACAGCAGCAGTGCGGATCCCATCAGGAGCAGGGTCCAGGGCAACCTGCCGTAGATCACATCAACCACAGGCACATTGTAAAATATCGAATAACCAAAATCCAGATGTGCTGCATCTATCAAATAGTGAACGAACTGTAAGTGCAGGGGGTCGTTTAAGTGATAGTAGTCCATCAGCTTTAATTTTGTCTCCTCATCGATGACCACCGGTAAGTCGGCACTCTGGCTCCCTAGTACGCTTAACAGCGGACCCCCGGGCATAAAGCGGGGCAGAAAAAAATTGACAGCAAGGATCAAAAAGAATGTGAGGGCATACTCGAGCCCTCTTGAGAATATGTGGCCCCACTGAACTCTATCCGACAATCACAACACCCGTTCATTACCTTTTTAGTCTGTACAGCATGAAAACAGCTGCAAATGCCATCAATGCTGTAAGGATTCCGGGAGCGTTCATCGAAGGACTGTCCATTGAACTGGCAGTATCGTTCCCGGCAGAAGCAGTACTCTGACCATTCCACTCTCCGTAGATGAAAACCAGTTTGTTGTATTCCGTAGGGACTCCTCCACCCACGCCCCCGGGAGTGTAGAAAAAGCCGTCGAACTTATCCTGGTTACAGGCACTGTAAACGTTCCTGTATAGGAGAGGAATTGTCGGAACATTCTCAGCAATCAAAACCTGCATCCGGTCTACGAGCTCCCTACGTTCCTCTTCATCTATGGTGCTCATCTGCTGGTTTGCC containing:
- a CDS encoding ABC transporter permease, with amino-acid sequence MSDRVQWGHIFSRGLEYALTFFLILAVNFFLPRFMPGGPLLSVLGSQSADLPVVIDEETKLKLMDYYHLNDPLHLQFVHYLIDAAHLDFGYSIFYNVPVVDVIYGRLPWTLLLMGSALLLSTVLGILLGLESSWNRGKKLDNLLLIGLPLFRSVPVFFLGSILIFLFGYRLGLFPVSGALTPYMDYQGFSSMVKDIASHLILPLVCLSAFEMPGTYLLVRNVCSQQLESPYVLMDIARGLKDSHVKRHILLNSIGPVVNQVAAMLGFMVGGALFVETVFSYPGMGLLVYNAFIERDYPVLQGAFVFIALFVLACNYAADIVCSYIDGRAGQE